A window of Pseudoliparis swirei isolate HS2019 ecotype Mariana Trench chromosome 13, NWPU_hadal_v1, whole genome shotgun sequence genomic DNA:
AAAGAGAGCAGGCAGGAGGGAGAGTGGAATTAGAGCGACGCCGAGAGGTCAATAGAATCTGTGGCCAGCCGTGATCTGGTGAGTTTCAGTTTACCTGCTTGACTGCATCCTCATAGCGGGGGGGCTGTCTTATGTCTGATGCATCTGAATCTGAGCTACTGAAGGCCGGGGGAGAGACCTGGCACTTTAGGCCAATATGCCGAGGAGAGGGCACTACTGACATCTATACGAGACATAGTGAAAAGTGACATTAGCCCACCAATTAGAAGAGGGACGCTTACCCAATGTGAGTGTATTGCAGAACTATGAATCAGGCCCTCGAGATGGAATCACCtcatgacattaaacattgcATGTGGAGAAAAGGGTTGGCCTTGTGTTCTTGTAAAGGAAAAGTCACCAACATGTGAAGGATGTGATGAAAACAAGAGGGACTAGGAGATATGACAACTGTGGCAACGCAcctcaaaacaaaaagacaatcaTCGAGACACAAACGGATAGAAAAgagaaactaaactaaaaacggTTTCGTGAATGTGAGGTGATTCAGATGAGgtacatgtcacacacatgGCCACATTGAAATGCTGTTCACGTTGACATGGCGTGTACCTTTGGTTGCATGTTGTGGTTGTCTGGCTTGGCTGAGCCGCTGTGGCCACAGTCTGTGGAGCTGAAGAGTCCCTGAAGGCCTCTCTGGTCAGAGGGATACGAGCAGTTCCCCGGCTGGCCGCCGCTCTTCTGCTGCATCTGTATCAACAGTTACATCATCAGATACAGGAACATCATTCCTACTcacattcatattttcatttctcCAACACTTCCCATATGACTAAATGCTAGAAAAAGGTTAGCTAAGCATGCTAGCTCAATATTAACCAAGGCaagtgttaagttgtaatagtttattttgataacatctgcagaggtcttatgttttaaattaatacatatagaaatatattataatagaaaatattagggagaatattgatattgttattaatgtattatgaagcataggggtaatgtttactctatgcaaaggtaaatggcaagaattaatgtatgttgcatgagagtgactgtatgttagtattatagattgacgaggccggttgaattccgtgaagtaaCCTACAATAacaagacttttattgtgaaagtgactttaatgcggacaataacaagacgggactcttattgtgaaagcgactggaccggaagtgacgtttcgaccggtgAGAGGAAACTCCGTGTTTTAGAGAGATCACCCTCTTCCACAGGTAATCGCCGAGGCCTCCCGGAGGAGCGGGGAGccgggacacgaggaagagcgccttgaatgtttgttctacacttcctgccattaaatgttaataacttaatccacgcgcgtccagaagcctgttttccatcatctgcgaagtgcccagtttcagaatactctacACAAGTTTATAACAACACAGTAGCAAATAGTCACCACCCTTGGTTTGACATCACCTGGTATTCTTTTAGATGACTCGTCTACAGAACATATAAGAATGATCTTTCTGTCCATGAACGCATCGTACCTGCATGTGGCGTGCTCTGCTGTTGgcctgggggtgggggtgtgggtgGGGGTGACCGCAGCCGTCTCTTCCCGGCGGAGGTGGCAGCAGGTAGAGGTTATTGGGAGACGCAGGCTGGGGGCTACTGGAAGGCTTTCCGATGGGGGAGTCTTGTGGCGAGCAATGGGGACTGAGGAAAGCAGACATTGTGGAGGGGCTGCCGGAGGAAGTGTCCATACATTGTGGCCCACCGGGGCCCCCCATAGTGGGGAGGGGGTTGGTGCAGTGTCCCAGATCCTCCATGCAGCTGCCAGCAGAGCCCTTCAGCTGTttgggagaggacagagggcagcTGGGGGACAAGGACATGGGCTCCTGCTTGATAGTCACCCCAAAGAAATGCTGCCCCATCATGGCGGGGGTCTGCTGGTGGTGCATGGGGGGGTGAGGCGGAGGGGGGGCGGTGTCCTGTGTGGCTCCGTAGCAGCGTTTCCTCTTGTGGAGCTGCATCCTCAGCTCCTCAACCTGGAGAGAAGACTATAGAACGTCAATACTGAAATACACGGCTAAAAAGACGTTGTGTAATACAGCTGAGAAGTTTAACACATTAAAGCGTCCGTTGTTGATTCCTCTATATTTGTCATATCAATGTATTTTCATACTTCATGATGACCTCTCCTGGTTACTCACCTGTCTCTGCTCCTGGTACAGCTTCCACGTCAGCTCCTCAATCACCTTCTGCTTTTCCACCAGCATCTTATCTTTCTCAGCTTCctctccatccagacctcccccctcccccgccctcgGGCCTCCCCCCCCGGCCGGGCCGTCCTCCACGCCGAGCTGGGCCGGAGACGGCTGCAGGGCGAACTGCGTCGGCGAGGACATGGGCACGTCGCTGAAGCTGTCGGGCAGAGAGCCGCTGAGGGACAGCtcggaggaggcaggagagatgggaggggtggaggaggtgctggGGTACGGGTAGTATCCTCCCTGGGACAGGACGCTAGAGGAGGACGGGGACTGGTAGGAGGACAGGGATCCTGTGGGCGTGACAGGGAAGGTCACCGTGGTGATGTCCGAGGAGCCAGAGGGCGAGGAGCCGGCGTTGGAGTCCTTGAAGGGTCGGAGGCGCTCGATGAGGGCCGTCTTGGTGCCGGAGACGGGCATGCCACGAATACGCAGGTGCTGCCTGAGCTCTGAGACCTgacacaggaaacacacgttAACATCTCTAGTGTCTGAAGTGTACTGCTCTCTTGTGGTCATTTCACTTTGTGTCCCCTACTTTGAGGTCATCCAGATTAGCCGGCAGGGGCCCGGGTTGGACCGGCGAGATGTTGCTTTGGTTGGCGTATGTGTTCTTGACTGGGGAGGAGGAGTTACTGTTGGCTTGGCTGGACGGGCCGCTGGTGCCACACGCTGACGGCTGCTCACTGGCTCCTCTGCAGGGGCGCAATGGAAGTGTTACTCACAGCGTGAAGTCAAAACCCGGGACAACTTTCTCATAAATGAACTTGTCGAgctcttttctagtcttcccactcaaagcacttcaacactacatgacatcattcaaccATTCATACTCATtaacaccctgatgggaggagctacagttccacctgcacagcagcagtaacTAACAATCACACACCGTAGAACAGCTACAGGAGACattttgcccaaggacacatggacatgggctagtggagccggggatcggaccgccgatcctctggtTTAGAGGAcggaccctgctcaccactgagccccATAAGGCAGCCTTTATGAATGGATTACACATTGGCACAAATGGCTTTTTTCTTAAGTCTTCCACTCCATTATTTATAGACCAGTTAGCCTTAAACTTGAAGTCACTTATGAAGTTTTACTGATTGCTCATTAAAAATTGAGAAACTCCTCATCCTTTATTAATGACTTATGCATATCTGAATATGTGATGGCTTAGAAAGTAAGAACGCTTCCATTATTAATAGTAGTACGCCATTAATAAAAGGGTCAAGGACCTCAGCAAACTGCCCGTGATGAAGGGTCACATCCTGTGGTTGAAGCTCCAGAGAACGCTGGTAATGAGACCTTGAGGAAAGAGCCACTCACTTCTGGGTCTGGGTGGCCGGGTGGGGCTGGTAGCTGAAAGAGGGCTGCCGCTGCTGAGCCTGGGCCTGGGCCTGTGTCTgcggagtgtgtgcgtgtgtgtgctgctgcgaCTGTGGGTGCGTGTGAGCGTGTTTCTGCTGGCTGAGGATCTGCAGCTGCAggaacagctgctgctgctggaggagtcGGGCGTAGGTCGAGTCCATGGGCGGAGGAGACTTCTCGGCCTTCTGGTCCGGAGGGATGTACTGGTGGTACTTGAGCTTCTTCACCTTCGGCTTCACATCTTTGGGCTTTTTGTGCCGGTTCTTGTCTGAAGTCTTGGACTGTTGTGAGGAAGGAGGGTGAGATAGAAAGTGGAAAGACAATGAGAGTCACCAAAGCACCAAGCAAGAGGAAGATGAACGTTCAGTAAATGTTCCTGACCTTGACAATCGCAGGAACCGGTATTGGGGGGGAAGCCTGGCTATTGTTGGCACCAGACAGCCCTTCATGCTGGCCGTGGTCGGGTGGGTCTCTGGCAGCACCTCCCTGTTCACGAATCACACGGCACACTGAATACCGTCTCCCAGACATGTACATTCCTAATGGAAGAACTTTGGGGACTGAAGCTCTGGGTGGACACAACCGGACATTTGAAGATGCCACCTGTCGTTCTTCCACTATATATACCTTGCATATTTGTATGTTGAACACTAAGCAActcttttcatttggaacatcTCAGGGACAGAAGCCTGAACATAAACCATCCTGTCCTGGCATGACTTCCATCACGTGACTGTTAGAATAAGATCATCCTGAGCGGCCGGGGAACAGGCGGGATGGCTCTGGACCGTTCAGCTCAGTCCAACGGTCCAACCAGAGGAGGCTGAGGATGGAGGTGCAGTTCACTCCATCGCCACAAGAGGACAGAAGAAGCAAAGCAGTGGAAACAACTGCTGACAGAGAAGAGGAACACCAAGCTGTCAGGAGAGAGGTGTCTGTTACCTGTCGGGGGCTTGTGAgggcaggtgaggaggaggagggcgtactGCCGACAGCCTCGGATGAAGGGCAGGCGGAGCCCTGCGACTCATCACTGTGGTGCTGCTCTGGAGACAGACTCTCACTGCTGCTGTCCTCCTCGAACACGTACGAGTCCTCCTGCTTCGGGAACTTCCCATGGTTCACtttgaggggagagagggagagcttcacCTCCAGAAGGAGAACACGACATTCAGGTTCCTCACGACTGAGCTTCTACTTTAGTTGTTCAGACATACTTCGATGCTTTGTGCTATTACATCACGCTGTGTGTGTACGAACCcagcagtgcagtgtgtgtgtttgaattgagcagtgtgtgtgtgtgtttgaatgtagcaatgtgtgtgtgtgtgtgtgtttgtgtgtagcagtgtgtgtgtgtgtgtttgaatgtagcattgtgtgtgtgtgattgcagcagtgtgtgtgcgtgggtttgaatgtagcagtgtgtgtgtgtgtttgaatgcagcagagtgtgtgtttgaatgtagcagtgtgtgcacgtgtgtgtgtgtgtttgaatgtcgcagtgtgtgtgtgtgtgtttgaatttagcagtgtgtgtgtgtgtgaatgcagcagtgtgtgtgtgtgtgtttgaatgtagcagtgtgtgtgtattcgtgTGTGattgcagcagtgtgtgtgtgtgtgtgtgtgtgtgattgcatcAGTGTGTGAACGCAGTGTGGCATGCAGCAGATGCTGGAGACTTGAGGACTTGTCAGAGTGACTTGTCAGCTCGTCTGTCTTCATGAGGCTCTACAGCTCTGTTGTAAACAGTAACACAACCAGCAGGCAAACAGAGGTCATCTCAGAGGTCAACTTTATTGGAAGCTGTGGCTCGCCTGCAGGTGACGTCCTATGGAAGTGACCAGTGGTACTCACACACGGCCCGCCTGTCACTGACACCTCGTACCACACTCAGCCGGAGGTGTTACACCATATGTGAGACACCGCCGCCGCCACTTTTCATCCACCTCGCTCCTGATTGGCCGGTCTGATAGGGAACACAGCTTTAATTGGAGTAGCTAAGAGTGGCTATCTAACAGAGCTGAAGGGACAGAGCCAtgggagggaggtgtgtgtgtgtgtgtgtgtatggaggtATAACATTCTCCTGTTGTATCCGATCATGTGACAGGCAGGAACAGAACCTGGTTTCACTCACAGCACAACGCTCAACCTGTGACCTCGCAGCACCCACTACGCACAGCATAGTGCTAAAGGCCACTTCCTCCCACCTGCTCACAGTGAACTCCTTCACTCCCCAGCATTCTCAACGGCCATCGAGATGCTGTTTCCATGAGTCTTTAAGTCAATGTGATGTCAGCGGGAGATTTAGAAGGCAGTATTGCAGGAAATCTGCAAGCCGTGTGCACTTCCTCTTTTCAAGTGGCCGGGTTGGAAGTGACAGCTGGTCACATAGTTTTAAAAATGACAGAGGTTGAATCAATCTGTGGGAGTGTGGAGTGGAGGGATGTGGAGCTTTAAGGCGAGGGGTTAATGATGCAGCAGCATGGTCCCGTCACAGCGATGGAGGCCCGTTAAAGAGacaaagggaggaggacaggaggtaggcacaaacacacacacaggtacgccCACAAGAGGATGCACTCCAACTCAAACGCTCACCGCCACTTGGAAGGAAAAAGGGTGGAACCAAATACAGCTGCTGTTCATCTCAATAAACGGcgctcccctcctcctgctgagGTAGTGTAAACCAGCTGACGGCGGCCCACCGGTCCCTTTACGCAACATGTTTACGGGAAGCTCAAGGGGGCAAACATAAAACCTCCAGAGCACCGGAGTCTGAACAACACTGCTCACACAGCCAAGAGTGATATAGAGGGAGTGAGGAGCGCGTTGAGGACCAGAAGACAAACAGTGCGAGGCCTGAGCGGCACAGTGGGCTCAGGCCGACATCAACGTGTCTCATGCATGTTGTGTACCTCCTTAAATCAAacacagggaggtggaggtctcaGCAAGTCTACTCTGTGCTACAAGTGGCCATTGCATCTCTGTTTAAAGAAAGAAGGagtatgtaaatatgtaaataacatTCTCTGAGCAACACATATACATAGTTGTTCTTGCTCTGCAttgaggaaagacaggaaatgaGCAGTGAAAGAGACTTACATTTAAAAAGGTGGAAAGAATGACTTTCTAAAAAGTCCCGTTACtaagagtttaaaaaataatcaatatacGTAACATTAGCTTTATAGATCTGTTCTCTATTAATAACTGATGTGGGGTTGTGGATGGGCTGTTGAGgtctgacacacacagcaggaaggACACTTCATCAAGGTGTGTACTCACTGGAAGGACACTTCATCAAGGTGTGTACTCACTAGAAGTTCTCCAGCTCTATACACTTCATTTGAACTCCACAAGAGAATTTTTAAGGCAGTTGTTACTAGTTATTTGTAATATCTTTCAAATTAATTCATCAATAAATCACAACGCCTAAAATGAAACATGGCTGAGGTCACACTGCGTTTTTGGGAATTAAATTCtatttaaattgaatatattcgTCTGGCTGTTTTTTGGCACCACCAAAAAGCCTCAAACAATATGCTCATCCCTCAGCCTTCAATAATCAATATTTCTGTCTTGGGGCCGTTCAGCTGCTCCACTCCCACTTCAGCTACACACTTTGAGATCAAGAACAATAAACGGAGCGGCTGTAATTAAAGGGTCCTCGTTTAATCCAGAATAAATAATCAGAGCTAACCTGCTCGCTTTCCAAACTCTCCACAGCACCAGATCACTGCAGCACCGGCACTCAATGGGTCAAACATAATGCTGGATACTGATGAGTGATGACACACTGCTGAAATAAAAGCAGTGACATTGAATTGACAGTGGATTTCTATCGTCTGATGAAAAAtggattttaaatataattccAACATGAACATGTCCCGTTAAAGGAGCGGATTTGTTGAGGTATGTCATTGAAGGAGGATGAAAGGGCggaaaaaacacagaaagaagaaaaactttTTGTGAAGGAGATAAATATGAAAGATAAAATgaagaaagggaaagaaaaatagGCTGATGAAGAAAGTcaggaaagagaaaaggaaaaaacagaATGGTTGAAAGACGAGCGGAGGGAGGACAGCTTTCTTTATTTGAAAATCAAAaagaatgaaatgaataacacaGAAAGTAATGTTAGAGAACCAAAATCAAATTGGGGAGAAAGAAATTAAAGAACAGGAACTAAGAGGGGAAAGAAGAGTGGAACAGAAGGGAAGAAAATCGGAATGTAGGAAGGAAGGCGGGATGAAGGCACGGAATGCCACTCAGATGGAGGGAAGCAGATGATCCAGAATGCATTGGGGAAAGACCAGCTGCCCGTGGTCACGTTGGACCGCCGTCCACCGgcaggatgacatcatcgtctATTTATAAGTCAGCTGCCCACCGAGCCGGCCCGCTGTCTCACACTCTGCTCCCCACCTGTCACACAGGGCCTGATTTAGGACCTGATTGGAcatcacagggacacacagagcTTTAAGTGTGTTTAAACTGTGTAACCAAACTGCCCCAAAGCGCGCCGGCCCTCGGCCGCGAGGCCCACTGCGGCGCAAGGTAACACGATCCAGTGAGTCTGAGGCTGGCTTACAGACTTTTAAACATTCTGCAGCAGTATTAAAACATGGGACGCACTTTAAACCTATTGCAGAGCATATACCTGCTGACTGTATCCGTCAAACGTAAACACTGCACTAAGAGGGGAGACGTATGGTGCATTAGGCCCCAATCATTCCCTTTGTGTTCCCGTCCCCTGAGGATTAAAGCGCCGCTGCTGGGGgaatgggagtgtgtgtgtttgaaaaagcacagtAAACCTGCAGCTACAGCCCTATTATCTTTATGAGGAAATATtagattgtatgtgtgtgtgtgtgcgtgtgtgtgtgttcagacccGTGGCCGGCAGGCAGACAGTGTGCTCCTATGCAGGCCACACGCCAGTCAGGCTTGAGAGGCTGGGGCGGATTCTGCAGCGGTCTAATAAACACCAGATGTTCCCTGGGTAATATATACACAGACCCTGCGCCGTGTCCATCTCCCCAGCAGGAATAACACAGCCAGCATCTGAAGGATGCTGAGACGCCTGAAGAACCTCTTGTTTTCGACATGAGGAGCTGGAAGAACAGAcgccgctgctgctggagcGATACGACATCCAGAGCGTTTGGGGCAGAAAGTGTCGACCGACTCAATGAAAGTATGTACGCCACCGCCTGCAATCAAGAGATAAACGGCCAattgaaacttctttttttaaaagcgcTTGCAGCCCTGCTGGCCAATTGCGTTCCTCCTCCATGCCTTATCTGTGATAGACTCCTAGAAACTGATAGGGCCTCGCCGGGCCTCTGGATTCCGTTCCCCCGCACACTTACCAGCAGTTTATCTGAAGGCCGGAGCCTCTGTGAAACGGCCAGCGCTGCCAGAGATATCATTCAACAAATCCCTGGCCTGCATTTCAAGTCCCCCAGTCCCCTGTTGGTCCTGCTCACCGCTCCCACGACACTGTGCTGCTGAAGGAATGGATACCATCTTAGTTTAGAGGGATCTCTCTGCCCACAGCCGTCTCATGCTTCACACGCTTTAGGTTGCTCATGGATGTTTTAACGTAAGCCTGTAAATGCCAGTCAACACATGCGCCTGACACTCGTGGCCTGTGGTGTGTCGGCCACGTTACGGCGCTACCGCGACCTGAAGACCACGAGAGGCCGGTCACCGTAGCGCCAGGAAGGAAACGAGAGCACGCCGCGCACACTCGTCTCCTTGTTCTCATCGCCATGTGACTGAAGTagctcctgttgttgttgttgttgttctggaaACAGGTACCGACTCTGAGGCACAGGAGCATTCCTCAGCGCTCACTCAccgacctgtctgtctgcctgtctgcctgcctgcctgtctgtctgcatataTTCACCTGCTCCCCTTGCGTCGCTGTCTCTggatcctctgtcctctctggagTAGCTCTGCCTCTCTTGGAGCGTCTGTCTtctgaagtgtttttttcttcctccctgtgtctctgtgtctctgtgtctctgtgtctctgtgtctccgtgtctccgtgtctctgtgtctctgtgtctctgtgtctccgtatctccgtgtctctgtgtctccgtgtctctgtgtctccgtgtctctgtgtctccgtgtctccgtgtctccgtgtctctgtgtctctgtgtctctgtgtctccgtgtctccgtgtctctgtgtctctgtgtctccgtgtctctgtgtctccgtgtctccgtgtctctgtgtctccgtgtctccgtgtctccgtgtctctgtgtctccgtgtctctgtgtctccgtgtctccgtatctccgtgtctctgtgtctccatccttccttctccttctcctttcttcttcttttacaagCTGCTGGCATCtgatttcattttaaaactGCAATAGATAATCACAAATCAGTcatatctttttctttttacatgtcACGATACATGTCAGACTCAATTATCTGATTCTTGTGAGATGAGGCTCCTTATTGAGCCAAGCAGGCCtgaaggtcaggggtcagaccTGAAGGTCAGGGGGCACATGAGCGCTCATACTTCGCACAGCTACATCCATGTTACTCTCCTTTTATACTCTATGACATTACTTTGGAAAACCGGTTCCTCATTAGTTTTTTTCATTGCTGAATTTCTGAAATTAAAtctgaataaaatgttttatttctttatatatacaatTGAATAAATGACCAAAGACGTCCTGCCGAGCACTCGACAGACAAAGTCAGCAACTAGCTGGGAACAAACAGAGCTCAAAGGAGGACGGCTATTGGACTTATGAAACATTTCCATCTGCATGCTAATGCCGCTCACATGCTCGCCATGTCAACTTTATGAAGTGATACTATGTCGGTGTTGTTCACAGTgtgttctgctgcccccaagtggccaCAAATATAATGAAGCCGCCAATCACCATAACTCAATGTTGGCATTGTTCGGTTGTGCAAATTACAGATAAGTTAAATGTGGACACTTTCTCATTTAGGGAGATCAAGTGACACACCGAGCACCTGTTATTAGGCTCTGTGTAACTATGACGACTGATTGACGCTTCCTCTGATTAGAAGCTCTAACTATCGTCTCCAACAGTCCTACCGATAACCCTTGGCGTGCAAATCAAGACTGTAAGAATTCCTCATCTGGAAGAAACAATATTCAAATTGAAGCATTTATTGATGTCTAAAAGAAGTGATGAGTCAAATAATAAACTGTGTTTTCAAAAAGTGTGAATCACATTCAATATGAGGCGTCAGGAGCGGACACATGACCAAACACACAACTAAGCCCGGAGGAGATAATAAAGGTTATCTTCTTTGACACACTGTGGAGCCAGGTCacccaaataaaacactttttccAACTTGCCCGTAGTATCTAGTATGTCCCCATGAAGATGGGCTTGGTTTCATGCGTCGGGGCTTCTGGCCGTGGCACTCACTGTAGTAAAGTTATCTTCATAAAATGTAACGGCCACAACCATGTCCCTATGCAACCCACAACACAAGTCCTGTTGGGGCTATGTCTTCAacaaaaagtgttcaagtgaaATGTGTTCACAGCATGTTCTGTGGATTACAGGACATTGTTTCTGAAAATCATCATTTAGTTTACCTACTAAATGAAACCAAAACTACATGCATGGCCCCAAGAGGCCAGTGAGaaaatatgttaataatatgttagttgttgttgttattttgtatCCATGTGTGACggatgatgatgtgtgtgtcccTTGCTTATTCATTGTGTGTCTCCCCATTTCCTCGGTCTCTAATCACACTGCATCTAAAAGCAGGTgagtggaagtgtgtgtgtgtgtgtgtgtgtgtgtgcgcctgcatGTGCGGCAGCTCGGTGTTGGAAGGCGTTACTCACGAGGCATGATGCCTTGGTCGGCCAGCTGCTCTCGTGTCCTCCTCTGCTGAAGTCTTAACTGGAGGACTGAAGTGGGAgtcggaggaggggaagaggaacaAGAAGGGGGAAAGATGAGAAAGAGATGTGGGAAGACGGGTAAAAGACAGACAAGAAGCAGGAAGAGACTGAGAATTCAACCCATTGTACATGCcgcttcatccttcatcctggCAGTTTGATTGATAGGTTCACTCAACACGCTGCCCAGTGTGTCTAACTGGGACGCTCCCTTTGGCCCAGTCAGCACGTGGCTAACGCTGTGAGTTCAAACTAAAACACTCAGGTTTTACGACACAGCACGTTTGCCTTATGAAATATGACATTTGTAGAAGTGTAACTTAAAGTTACAAAGACCAAGAGCGGAGCAGCTGTCTGCTGGGTCAAAGTCCTGTCCCCCTCCCCTACCACCAAACCTACATAGGGTTGTTTTGGTTTATACTGCGTCATCACTGGAGCGTTCAATCATAACGCACAGGGGTTTACTCTTTAGCTACTTGAAACCCACTGGTTACGCACACTAAAGGGTACCTTGGGCGTCTGCATCAGACGGCGGGGGCCATGACAAAGCATCTCTATCTGACATCCCGGGTTCCACTGTGGCCTAAGGGGTTAGGGGGGTTTAGGAGGATCATAAAGAAATCAGGCCCTTTATTAATAGTGAATACTTGGATGCTTTTCTCCCAACAACCTAGACCAActgtcttcaacggtttctacttctaaaccgtctacctgtctcttggaccccatcttcctctctcctggaccccgtctacctgtctcctggactccatcccgacgaggctgcttaaagacgttttgcctttaattggcagctctctattagatacgATCAATGTGTGTTTGCTAACAGGcctgtaccacattccttcaaagtagctgtaattaaaccttTCCTGAAGAagccgctctggatccagaggtgttggctaactacagaccgatctctaacctcccttcctctccaagatccttgaggaagtggtcgcaaatcagttgtgtgactttctacatcataatagtttatttgagaagtttaaagtcttttatagagtcttaaaaagtaggatggaggcagagccttcaggtatcaagctcctcctcttttatgaactagctccaccttcagtcctggaggcagacacagtcacctcatgtggaggagactgaagactttcctcttcatagtcttatagttagggctgaa
This region includes:
- the myocd gene encoding myocardin isoform X7, whose product is MFMLELYLKSIFHQTIEIHCQFNVTAFISAVCHHSSVSSIMFDPLSAGAAVIWCCGEFGKRAVNHGKFPKQEDSYVFEEDSSSESLSPEQHHSDESQGSACPSSEAVGSTPSSSSPALTSPRQGGAARDPPDHGQHEGLSGANNSQASPPIPVPAIVKSKTSDKNRHKKPKDVKPKVKKLKYHQYIPPDQKAEKSPPPMDSTYARLLQQQQLFLQLQILSQQKHAHTHPQSQQHTHAHTPQTQAQAQAQQRQPSFSYQPHPATQTQKGASEQPSACGTSGPSSQANSNSSSPVKNTYANQSNISPVQPGPLPANLDDLKVSELRQHLRIRGMPVSGTKTALIERLRPFKDSNAGSSPSGSSDITTVTFPVTPTGSLSSYQSPSSSSVLSQGGYYPYPSTSSTPPISPASSELSLSGSLPDSFSDVPMSSPTQFALQPSPAQLGVEDGPAGGGGPRAGEGGGLDGEEAEKDKMLVEKQKVIEELTWKLYQEQRQSSLQVEELRMQLHKRKRCYGATQDTAPPPPHPPMHHQQTPAMMGQHFFGVTIKQEPMSLSPSCPLSSPKQLKGSAGSCMEDLGHCTNPLPTMGGPGGPQCMDTSSGSPSTMSAFLSPHCSPQDSPIGKPSSSPQPASPNNLYLLPPPPGRDGCGHPHPHPHPQANSRARHMQMQQKSGGQPGNCSYPSDQRGLQGLFSSTDCGHSGSAKPDNHNMQPKMSVVPSPRHIGLKCQVSPPAFSSSDSDASDIRQPPRYEDAVKQQLTRSQQMDELLDVLIESGGCPGLLIPRFHRHYEHLSPSQLPYSHSANHITESHLENLLGSPIGRGGEAALLKMAGEDGGLEDEGNRDGEGYGSPHNHHHHHHHHHQPHHPQQDKLLTNRDLMDIPLSPMGAKVSAEMQGMVSMTFSELPWETMEWLDLTPPSSATAFSIAPPSGPSIFNTEFLDVTDINLNSAMDLHLEHW
- the myocd gene encoding myocardin isoform X8, whose product is MFDPLSAGAAVIWCCGEFGKRAVNHGKFPKQEDSYVFEEDSSSESLSPEQHHSDESQGSACPSSEAVGSTPSSSSPALTSPRQGGAARDPPDHGQHEGLSGANNSQASPPIPVPAIVKSKTSDKNRHKKPKDVKPKVKKLKYHQYIPPDQKAEKSPPPMDSTYARLLQQQQLFLQLQILSQQKHAHTHPQSQQHTHAHTPQTQAQAQAQQRQPSFSYQPHPATQTQKGASEQPSACGTSGPSSQANSNSSSPVKNTYANQSNISPVQPGPLPANLDDLKVSELRQHLRIRGMPVSGTKTALIERLRPFKDSNAGSSPSGSSDITTVTFPVTPTGSLSSYQSPSSSSVLSQGGYYPYPSTSSTPPISPASSELSLSGSLPDSFSDVPMSSPTQFALQPSPAQLGVEDGPAGGGGPRAGEGGGLDGEEAEKDKMLVEKQKVIEELTWKLYQEQRQSSLQVEELRMQLHKRKRCYGATQDTAPPPPHPPMHHQQTPAMMGQHFFGVTIKQEPMSLSPSCPLSSPKQLKGSAGSCMEDLGHCTNPLPTMGGPGGPQCMDTSSGSPSTMSAFLSPHCSPQDSPIGKPSSSPQPASPNNLYLLPPPPGRDGCGHPHPHPHPQANSRARHMQMQQKSGGQPGNCSYPSDQRGLQGLFSSTDCGHSGSAKPDNHNMQPKMSVVPSPRHIGLKCQVSPPAFSSSDSDASDIRQPPRYEDAVKQQLTRSQQMDELLDVLIESGEMPANAGEERERASVTKVVPHITVSPGCPGLLIPRFHRHYEHLSPSQLPYSHSANHITESHLENLLGSPIGRGGEAALLKMAGEDGGLEDEGNRDGEGYGSPHNHHHHHHHHHQPHHPQQDKLLTNRDLMDIPLSPMGAKVSAEMQGMVSMTFSELPWETMEWLDLTPPSSATAFSIAPPSGPSIFNTEFLDVTDINLNSAMDLHLEHW
- the myocd gene encoding myocardin isoform X5 — protein: MTLLGSEHSILIRSKFRSVLQLRLQQRRTREQLADQGIMPLNHGKFPKQEDSYVFEEDSSSESLSPEQHHSDESQGSACPSSEAVGSTPSSSSPALTSPRQGGAARDPPDHGQHEGLSGANNSQASPPIPVPAIVKSKTSDKNRHKKPKDVKPKVKKLKYHQYIPPDQKAEKSPPPMDSTYARLLQQQQLFLQLQILSQQKHAHTHPQSQQHTHAHTPQTQAQAQAQQRQPSFSYQPHPATQTQKGASEQPSACGTSGPSSQANSNSSSPVKNTYANQSNISPVQPGPLPANLDDLKVSELRQHLRIRGMPVSGTKTALIERLRPFKDSNAGSSPSGSSDITTVTFPVTPTGSLSSYQSPSSSSVLSQGGYYPYPSTSSTPPISPASSELSLSGSLPDSFSDVPMSSPTQFALQPSPAQLGVEDGPAGGGGPRAGEGGGLDGEEAEKDKMLVEKQKVIEELTWKLYQEQRQSSLQVEELRMQLHKRKRCYGATQDTAPPPPHPPMHHQQTPAMMGQHFFGVTIKQEPMSLSPSCPLSSPKQLKGSAGSCMEDLGHCTNPLPTMGGPGGPQCMDTSSGSPSTMSAFLSPHCSPQDSPIGKPSSSPQPASPNNLYLLPPPPGRDGCGHPHPHPHPQANSRARHMQMQQKSGGQPGNCSYPSDQRGLQGLFSSTDCGHSGSAKPDNHNMQPKMSVVPSPRHIGLKCQVSPPAFSSSDSDASDIRQPPRYEDAVKQQLTRSQQMDELLDVLIESGEMPANAGEERERASVTKVVPHITVSPGCPGLLIPRFHRHYEHLSPSQLPYSHSANHITESHLENLLGSPIGRGGEAALLKMAGEDGGLEDEGNRDGEGYGSPHNHHHHHHHHHQPHHPQQDKLLTNRDLMDIPLSPMGAKVSAEMQGMVSMTFSELPWETMEWLDLTPPSSATAFSIAPPSGPSIFNTEFLDVTDINLNSAMDLHLEHW